In the genome of Dermacentor silvarum isolate Dsil-2018 chromosome 1, BIME_Dsil_1.4, whole genome shotgun sequence, one region contains:
- the LOC119433184 gene encoding selenoprotein K-like codes for MPYINERGEIMESRPLWRIGTIADFFQGFARMVALFFQTLFMMDSDSSSRSSSSRPGGTNARRPPGPQPRRRLGGFGNLDSGTMNCSIPGGG; via the exons ATGCCCTACATCAACGAAC GAGGCGAAATCATGGAGTCGCGGCCTCTGTGGCGGATAGGAACCATTGCCGATTTTTTCCAAGGTTTCGCACGGATGGTTGCTTTATT CTTTCAGACTTTGTTTATG ATGGATTCTGATAGTTCAAGCAGATCATCCTCATCAAGGCCTGGAGGGACAAATGCAAGAAG ACCTCCTGGGCCACAACCTAGACGCAGGCTTGGTGGTTTTGGTAACCTCGACTCAG GTACAATGAACTGCTCCATTCCTGGTGGTGGATGA